In the Papio anubis isolate 15944 chromosome 3, Panubis1.0, whole genome shotgun sequence genome, GGGGAGGGCATTTAGGAATTGCAGGTGTATCAATATGGATGAATAATCTCAGATTCCAAGTCTCCATTCATCGTATATGTTCTTTTCATTTCAGCAATTCAATTAAATCATGAACGTAAAATTCTACAGGAAATAAATCTTTTCATTTCCTATCTTCCCAAGTTTATAAACTGAAAAAAGTACACTGCTTcaaatttaaatacatacatttaaacaCGTAATTCCCATAGTGCCTCAAGCAGTAAAAAGATTCATCTCTAGAAAGCAcaatattaaaatcagaaaaacaacatACTTCAATTTTAAGTTTCCCTTTTAAAGTTTTAACAAACACAAATGCAGTTTAAACTGCTTGACAATATTCAGTTGTGGGATTCTGCTAGAAGAAAATTATTGAACATCTTGACCCTAACCTTTAGTATTTACTAAAGATCACCAGTGTGTAGAATATTTTGATGCCAGAGTTATTAAATGTTTTAGTAATACCATAAGCATTTTTTCAGATTATAAGCTTTATAACAAAATCTTTGAGTTAAATATGGTTATTTCATAAACTGTAATGCTGAAAACCTCTACTTAACAAAGTCCATGAAAATGTCTCAAATCTTGATAATTAAATCCTGTATCATTAAGTCCCATTTCAGTTTCAGGATAGACCAGTAAGTCAGGGCAAACATTCCCTGGTGTCTGTTTTTAAGGACCATAGAAAAACTTACATTTAGGATAGGCtttgtttttacattatttttgtttcagaagTCATGCATAATGCATGGTGGCACTGTCCAAGAATTTTACATAATCAAGTCTAAAAAGTGCTCTAAGTATCcaactaggtaatttattttctctctcaaatgCCAGGCCCCAGAGGATCAGAATCAAGTCCTATAGCAGGTGActatatcgtgtgtgtgtgtgtgtgtgtgtgtgtgtatgtgtgtgtgtgtgtgtgtgtacggaggggtggagggagggagagaaaaagagacagagagagggccAGGCTTCTTTTAGAAGTAGGAGAGGGATGAATAGATTCTCCTATTCAATTCCGGGGAGCTGGAGAGGGCTTTCCCTGCCAGGAGGACTGACAAGCacttcttctttcatttcatggAACGCCCTTAGGTGAAATCTGGTTCTGCACTGCACCAAccaccttccctctctcctccgcGCCGCAGCGCACCTCAACCTTCTCACTATCCCCcagctggggctggggttgggggattttaaaagtttgtaagaGTTCCCCTTCGATTCGCGTTCCCACCCCGCGGAGGGACGTGAAGAGAAATGAGCTCCGGGCAGCCTCGGCCCTTCGGCCGACTAGCCCCTGCGAGGTCCGGATGTGCCTTACCCCGCTGTCGCCAATCCCATGTGCCTCTCACTACTGTCAACCTCCTCCCACGGTCTAGCCCAGCGGTTAGCGCAGGAATGAGGAAGTCCGAGTGGGGCTGGAGGGGGTGCGGAGAGCTGGATGGCGGGACTCGAGCCACGCGTCCCCTGCCGGGCCCCCACTCGCCCGAGTTTGGCTTACCCTGGTGGCGAGTCCGCGTTCGGCCTCCTGGCGCGGGTCTCTCCCTCCTGGGCGGCGCGGGCCTGCGGGCTGGAGAGGGAAGAGGCGGTGGCCGGCCGGAGCCCGAGCGGGCCCGGGTGCGGGTCGGGGCGAGCGGTAGCGCGGCGGGGCCGGGCCAGGCCAGTCAGCGCCGCGCCATGTCCGCAGCGCGGGCGGAGGGAAGCGCAGGGCGCGCGGTGGCCGGGCGGCGGCGCCGCCTTACTGGCCGGGCGGCTGCGGCCTCGGCGGCGCTGGGCTCCGGGAGCGGGGCCGGCGGCTGCGTGCAGGCCGAGGGCGGCGGCGGCTGGCGGCCCGACCGACGGGAAGGGCAGGGGAAGCTGTCAGCGCGTCGCCGGCCCGCTCCGGTGGCGAAACCTCCTCTTCCTGCCCCGGCTCGCTGGtgcacttctctctctttctctctcgctcACTCTCTCACTTCCTGGCTGGAAATTCCCACTGACGTCGAGAGAGCATACAGACAGACGGACACACGCGCGCACGCAGCGGGGGCGGGAGGTGGGGTCGCTGCCGGGGGTGGGGGAAGCCCGCACTTTTGGGGGCCGTGCGCCCCCGGCCCGGCCTGGTTGCTCGGTTGGGCTCCCGCCCCTCGGGGCCGCTTCGGGGCGCCGGGCGAGGGGCGCGCGTTAGGCGGCCTGGACGCCGGGATCCCCGGCGTGACTCTGGCTTCCTAGCCGGGCGCTCCCAAATCCCGAGGGCTGGAGCCGGTAGGGACGCCCCCAGGAAGCGCCAGCCGGGCCCAGTGGTCCGGGAACACAGGCGGCGCGGAGGCGGCGGCGGTGCCGCTGATAGTCATGCGGTCCATAGCCCCTAAGGGCAGGCCCGAGCAGCTGGAGGGTCGGCATGGATCCAAGCATgccagatataaaaataaagctcATCTGTATATTCCATTTAAATGTGTCTAAGTTACATTCAGATCTCTTCACAGATTAAACTAGAATTTCGTTATCATAACCGACTTGTGTCCAGTAAAGTATAACCCTCTACTGGTTTTTGGTGCGGTCTTAAATATCCTCGTTATAGGGCAGTTACTCAATATTCATCTACAAGGCATTGTTAGGCCTTTACGATAATTACTGTGGATAGAATTATAGTGATGGTGGTAGCAATGGTTTTGGTTTACAGCTCATAAAATACTGATCTGGCAGAggggagttttctttttctctgaagagACCGCTACTGGCACCCATTGACAGGCCTGCCAGTGACCACCGTTCACTGGCATCTGAGCTGCTTTAGTGCTGGGCGCTGTACTAGGCACAGGCTGGGGATACCTTGGGGTGCATTACCTCCCCACATAAGAAATCTTGAGCTGAAACATATATTTTAGAGCTCATTGTTTCACTAGTGGGTCGAGTGACAACTGAAAGCTTAGCTTTAAAACATCAGTAATCAGGTCCTTACCAGGCAATATTGCAGTGGCATTTAGATTCCTTATAGCATGTTCATCCTAGTCCTTTTGTGCCCACTCTCCGTCCTCCT is a window encoding:
- the LOC110743305 gene encoding protein argonaute 14-like, with amino-acid sequence MSSGQPRPFGRLAPARSGCALPRCRQSHVPLTTVNLLPRSSPAVSAGMRKSEWGWRGCGELDGGTRATRPLPGPHSPEFGLPWWRVRVRPPGAGLSLLGGAGLRAGEGRGGGRPEPERARVRVGASGSAAGPGQASQRRAMSAARAEGSAGRAVAGRRRRLTGRAAAASAALGSGSGAGGCVQAEGGGGWRPDRREGQGKLSARRRPAPVAKPPLPAPARWCTSLSFSLAHSLTSWLEIPTDVERAYRQTDTRAHAAGAGGGVAAGGGGSPHFWGPCAPGPAWLLGWAPAPRGRFGAPGEGRALGGLDAGIPGVTLAS